Below is a window of Desulfurococcus amylolyticus Z-533 DNA.
AGTATAGAGGCATACCATAGTGCGAGCTTAATGGAATCTAGTGTATCTGAGGCCAGGCTCCCCTCCCCTAGGACTTTCAGGGAACCTGTCCCGGGGTAAACTATGCCTAGCTCTACACTTATTGTTACTCCTTTACCATTTTTATCAACAGCGAGTAGCTTGAAAGCTGAGACCCTGCTCCAGTGCTCGACACCTACAACTGGTTGGACGATAATATACACCGCGATGAGTACTGTGAGAACACCTGCGGCAAGCCTGTTTCCATGGCTCAGCGTAACACTGATCAATCACAGCCCTCCGGCTCATAATTGCCGGGTTGTCATCACCATATTATGGTTTATTTCAACAGGGGTTGAAAAACCTGGATTGTTGCTTTATATTGGAGTAAACCTAATAAATATACCTGGGATGGTGCACTCCATGAGTATCGGGCAGGCAGATATCCCGGTAAGGCTTATCGCCGATGTATTCGAGCGTATAGAGGTAATAACCTCAAGGATCCAGATGACCGCGCTGCTGGTTACTCTATTCAAGCAGACCCCACCAGAGATCATTGATCGCGTTGTCTATCTAATACAGGGCAGGCTATGGCCTGACTGGAAAGAACTCCCGGAGCTCGGGGTAGGCGAGAAGCTACTGGTTAAAGCTATAGCTCTGGCTACGAACAGTAGTGAGGCACAGGTTGAAGACCTAGCCAAAAGCCTCGGCGACCTGGGTAAAGTAGCCGAGCAATTAAAATCAAGGATCAGCGGTAGACAGCAGGGTGTAACATTATTCAGCTTCACTCAGCAACAACCGGAATTAACGGTTAACAAAGTATATGATACACTAGTAAGGGTGGCGATGGCTCAAGGCGAGGGAAGCAAGGATCTGAAAATAAGGCTTTTAGCCGGGCTCCTCAGAGAGGCCTCACCCAAGGAGGCCAAGTTCATCGTGAGGTTTGTCGAAGGCAGGCTAAGGGTTGGAATAGGCGAGGCAACAGTCATGGATGCCCTAGCAATAACTTATGGGGGTGGGGCGGCTGCTAGACAGGTTATCGAGAGAGCGTATAATCTCAGAGCGGATCTCGGGGAGGTAGCCAAGATACTTGCCTTGAATGGGTTGGAAGCCCTCAGGAATGTTAGGCCGGAGGTCGGGGTCCCTATAAGGCCAATGCTGGCTGAGAGGCTCAGCGACCCCAAGGAGATACTTGAAAAAGTGGGTGGGGATGCATTCGTCGAGTACAAGTATGATGGTGAGAGAGCCCAGATACATAAGAAGGATGATAAGGTATGGATTTTTTCCAGGAGGCTTGAAAACATAACCCACCAATACCCAGATGTCATTGAATTAGCTAGGGATCACTTAAAGGCTAGAGAAGTCATCGTGGAGGGTGAGATAGTAGCATACGACCTGGATACAGGTGAGTTGAAGCCTTTCCAAGAGCTTATGCATAGAAAGAGAAAGCACGAGGTCCGCACAGCACTTAAGGAATACCCTGTGAAGGTCTTCCTGTTTGATCTATTATACGCGGATGGACGGGACTATACCATAGAACCCCTCCCAGTTAGGAGGGGTAAACTATTGGAGATCGTTGATAGAACAGATGAGTTCACAGTGGCCGAGTATATAAGGACGAGCGATGTAAAAGAGCTTGAAAAATTCTTCTTGAAAGCCATAAGCGATGGAGCGGAGGGTGTTATGGTTAAAGCTTTACATGATGGCTCAATATATCAGGCTGGCACAAGGGGCTGGCTATGGATAAAGTTCAAGCGTGACTACAGGAGCGAAATGATCGATACAGTAGACCTAGTCGTCGTAGGAGCCTTCTATGGGAAGGGGAGGAGAGGTGGGAAGTACGGTGCACTACTCATGGCTGCCTATAACGATGAGAAAGACGTCTTCGAGACAGTATGCAAGGTGGGCTCCGGATTCAAGGACGAAGACCTAGACAAACTCCCAGAGATACTGAAGCCGTATATAAGAGATAGGAAGTCGCCTCGCGTGGTAGCCGAGATGGAGCCCGATGTATGGGTTGAGCCGGCACTTGTCGCTGAGATTATTGGGGCTGAATTAACTCTTTCACCAATACATACATGCGCCTATGGCAGGATTAAGAGTGATGCAGGCTTATCCATAAGGTTCCCAAGATTCATAAGGTGGAGGCCTGACAAGAGGCCTGAGGATGCTACAACTAGTAACGAGCTCGTTGAAATGTATAATCAGCAGTTAAAGAAGATAGCTGGAGAGAGTAAGCCGGTTGAGGAAGCCTAGCCACTCCATTGTACTTAGCGGGGGCAGGGTGCCTTAATGGTCTCTATAATAGTGTTCACTGGTCCTGCAGGCTCTGGTAAGACAAGCCTGGTTAAAGCGTATAGCGAATGGGTTAGAAGAACACTCCTATTAAGGACGGCTGTGGTTAACCTGGATCCAGGTGTCGAGGAGCCTGGTTACAAGCCGGTGCTGGATATAAGGGATTTCTTCACACTCAGGGATGTAATGGTTAAATATGGTTTAGGCCCCAACGGCGCATTCATTAAGTCATCTGAGCTGATAGCTGATTACATGGAAGATATACTTGGCAGGCCACCGTTCTCTAATATTGAGAAATGGGATCTAGTAGTGGTTGATACACCAGGACAGATGGAGGCATTCATATTTAGGCCTGCTAGCAGTGTTTTCCTTAGAAGGGTATCCAGGCTAGGTAACACTGTACTAGTCTACTTAATCGACTCATCCTCAATAGAGAGCGTTACAGATGCCGTCACCTTGTGGTTTATATATGTACTGTTACAGGTTAAAACAGGACTGCCAACTATTCCGGTTATAAGTAAATCAGATATGGCCAGGAATCGTGAAATAGTGAAATTATTGATTGAGAGGCCAACGGATTTATTAGGCATGATCAGGGATGACACGGGGTTCGCTGGGGACATAATCCCTGATCTACTAAGCATAGCGTTGAAGACCATGGGGCCCCTAAGGGCTGTGGAGGTCTCAGCTTTGAATAAAGAGGGCATGGATA
It encodes the following:
- a CDS encoding ATP-dependent DNA ligase, yielding MSIGQADIPVRLIADVFERIEVITSRIQMTALLVTLFKQTPPEIIDRVVYLIQGRLWPDWKELPELGVGEKLLVKAIALATNSSEAQVEDLAKSLGDLGKVAEQLKSRISGRQQGVTLFSFTQQQPELTVNKVYDTLVRVAMAQGEGSKDLKIRLLAGLLREASPKEAKFIVRFVEGRLRVGIGEATVMDALAITYGGGAAARQVIERAYNLRADLGEVAKILALNGLEALRNVRPEVGVPIRPMLAERLSDPKEILEKVGGDAFVEYKYDGERAQIHKKDDKVWIFSRRLENITHQYPDVIELARDHLKAREVIVEGEIVAYDLDTGELKPFQELMHRKRKHEVRTALKEYPVKVFLFDLLYADGRDYTIEPLPVRRGKLLEIVDRTDEFTVAEYIRTSDVKELEKFFLKAISDGAEGVMVKALHDGSIYQAGTRGWLWIKFKRDYRSEMIDTVDLVVVGAFYGKGRRGGKYGALLMAAYNDEKDVFETVCKVGSGFKDEDLDKLPEILKPYIRDRKSPRVVAEMEPDVWVEPALVAEIIGAELTLSPIHTCAYGRIKSDAGLSIRFPRFIRWRPDKRPEDATTSNELVEMYNQQLKKIAGESKPVEEA
- a CDS encoding ATP/GTP-binding protein, which translates into the protein MVSIIVFTGPAGSGKTSLVKAYSEWVRRTLLLRTAVVNLDPGVEEPGYKPVLDIRDFFTLRDVMVKYGLGPNGAFIKSSELIADYMEDILGRPPFSNIEKWDLVVVDTPGQMEAFIFRPASSVFLRRVSRLGNTVLVYLIDSSSIESVTDAVTLWFIYVLLQVKTGLPTIPVISKSDMARNREIVKLLIERPTDLLGMIRDDTGFAGDIIPDLLSIALKTMGPLRAVEVSALNKEGMDKLHALLHEVFCACGDLT